TCATAGACCAGGACCCAAAAGCGCTCTGTATGGAAGCGATCGTTGAGGTGCCTGGCCGTGAAGGCTAGGGTCGACTTCCAATCTTCGTCGGAGTAGATGGCGCGGGCAATCTGGGCTGTCAAAATCTGGTCAGAGCGGGTTTGCTGAATGGCCGCTTCCATATCTTCGAGGGGAGCCATCAGGGCCACGAGCTGCGCCGCGCCCCGCATGTAGCGCTTTTCTTCGTCAGCCCAAATGCGGGGCTCGTTGCCCTCGACCGCCAAAAAGCCAATCAGCTCATCCTGGAACAGGATCGGCGCTGCCAGGAGCGATCGCGCCCGGATCAGCTGCATCAGCCGCCCGGTCACCTCCGCCTTGAGGGAGCTGTGGGCCTCTCCGATCGAGACCAGCTGATCGGAGACCAGCGCCTGATAAAACCCGCCCACCTCCTGGACCGTGATGCCCGAGACGGCCTGAGCGGCTTCGCTAAAGGCCGCCGCTTTGCGCAGGTTGCCGACGCGCCGCCAAAAATAGCGCCGCTTGCGCTCAAACCAGTAAATATTGGTGCGGGACGGAGCGATGAAGCGGTGGGTTTCCTCGACGATGGCCTCCAGGCGCTGGGGAAAGTCGGGGAGCGATCGCAGCGAAGCCAGCAGACGCAGCAGCGGCTCATCGGGGTGCTTGGTTTGCTCCCGCTGCCAGTCCACCTCGATCTTGTGAAAAACCGTCGCCAGCTCTCCCAGCACGATCGACAGCCGCGCCTTCTCCTCGGCGCTGGGGGACACACCCCACAGAGACGAGCCCAGGAGCACCACGCCATAGCAAATGTCGCGGTAGCGGATCGGAAAAATGATGGTTCCCTGAATATTCAGGTTGCGGGCCAAGCGTCGCCATTCCCCGGCGCGCATTTCTTCGCGCAGATCGGGCACCCCCACGGGCCGCTGCTCGATCACCACCTGCTCCAGCAAATCGCCGGGCTGCAGCATGAAGCGCTTATTCAAAAAGGCCACGTCGTTGTTGGGAATGAGGCCCCCTTTGCCGATCATGCAGTGATCGAGGCGATCGTAGAGGCCCAGCCACAGCAGGCTGTAGTCACAGGCTGTCTGGAGATAGCTCAGAGTCGTCTCCACGAGAACCGTCGTGTTCTCTTCCTCCCGCAAGGTTTGGAGAACCCGTCCCAGGGCAACAAGCTGTTTTTCGTAGGCGTTCGGTTCTTTGGGTTGACCCATATCTTCAGCTCCCCTGTGTGAGGGAGGTTCATCATCATCCAAGGGAAACGGGCAAGCTCTACTTTAAGCGCTGAGCACAGCAGCGGGGGCGATCGCCACAAGACCAGCAGCAGAGCGAGGAAGCGATAGGGGCATTGGCTGGGTTTTGCTAGCCGGGGATTTGCCAAGGAAGACCTCAGAGTGCGCTGAAACTGCTGGCAGGTCTAGAGCCGCCTGTTCCACCGTTTTGCCCAATACCAATGCACTAGAGCTGATTTGTTTTTATACATTTATCATTGCCATCGCCAACGTAGATGCACTCAAGCGAACAGCAAATTTTGATGCAGAGGCTGCCGGGAAGAGAGCCGAGAGCGATCGCTAGAGTCGGGGTCCAGGAGGCTGATACTATGGCCTAGGGGCGATCGCACCGAGGCCACACGCGATGGGTCACGGGGATTCGTCCTTTCAATCTGCCCTTGTGTGTTGTCAAAAACGCTGCGCCCTTGGATATCTATCAAGCCGGTATACGTCCTATTTTGTTCTCTGGACTGAAAGTTGATCCAGAGTGGTTGCACCAACAGTCTATTCGCACTCTGCGGCAGCTTCACCAAAGCAGCTTAAATCCGGCCAGTGCCTGGATGGAGAACCGCCTGGCTCAGTCTTGCCGATGGGAGGACGAAAGACTCTCCCAGCAGGTCTGGGGCTTGAACTTTGAGAATCCCGTGGGGCTGGCCGCTGGCTTTGACAAGGATGGCTTGGCCGCTGGCATTTGGTCTTCCCTGGGCTTTGGGTTTGCGGAGTTGGGTACGGTCACGCTGCACGCTCAGCCCGGCAATCCGCGTCCCCGTTTGTTTCGGCTGCCCCTCGACCAAGCGGCGCTCAACCGCATGGGGTTCAACAATCAGGGCGCCGCTGCCCTCGCGAGCAACCTCCAAGGGCTGTGGCAGCAGCGATCGCGGCAAATTCCCATTGGCATCAATCTGGGTAAGTCTAAGGTAACACCGCTCGAAGAGGCGGCAGCGGACTACGAGGGCAGCTTCCGGCAGCTCCAAGAACTGGGCGACTACTTTGTGGTGAACGTGTCTTCGCCCAATACCCCAGGACTGCGATCGCTCCAGGCCACAGATCAGCTCGCGCCTATTTTGGAGGCGCTCCAGCAGGCCAACACGACCCGCAAGCCGCTGCTGGTGAAGATCGCCCCGGATCTCGAGTGGGAGGCGATCGCCGACGTGATCGCCCTCGCCCAGCGCTACCAGCTCGCCGGCATCATCGCCACCAACACCACCATTCGCCGCGACAACCTGCGCACCCAGATCATCGAGCAGACCGGCAACCCCGTCACCGAAGAAGCCGGCGGCATCAGCGGCGCTCCCGTTCGCCAGCGCTCCACCGAGGTGATTCGCTTCATCTATCAGCAGACCCAGGGCAGCCTGCCGATCATCGGCGTGGGCGGCATCTTCACCGCCGAGGACGCCTGGGCCAAAATCACCGCCGGAGCCACCCTCATTCAGGTCTACACCGGCTGGATCTACGAAGGCCCCTGGATGGTGCGGCGCATTCTCGAAGGCCTCGTCCGCCAGCTCGACGCCCACGGCCTGACGCACCTGCACGAGGCGGTAGGCCTCGATCACCGGCGCTGATCCCCTGCCCGCTAGGACAAACCTCCCCCAAACCCCGCCTCAAAAACGTTCTCGGCCAATTTGCAGCCAAATCGAGTGTGTACAATCCCTCGCAAAATGGTATGAAAAGTAGGGTGTCATTGGGGCGGTAGGACGTTGGTGAACAGTTGGTGGGAAATTCAGGTTCTCTGTGACGCTGCCCTAGACGATTTGATCTTTTGGCGCCTGGAGGAGTTTGGCTGTCGGGGCACCTCCAACGAGGTCAAAGGACACAGCTATTTGGTCCGCGCCTATCTGCCGCAGGAAGACGCTCAGCTTCTGGATTTGGCGGCCCTGGCCATCAACCTGCGCCAGGACGCGCTGTCGGTGGGCCTGCCGGTCCCGGTCACCCAGTGGAATCTGATCGATGAAGAGGACTGGTCCAGCAGTTGGAAAGACCACTGGCAACCAGAGGAAATCGGCGATCGCTTTTTGATCAACCCTGCCTGGATTCCGGTTCCGGAGGGGACCGATCGTCTGGTGATTCGCCTGGATCCAGGGGCGGCCTTTGGCACCGGCGCCCACGCCACCACCCAGCTTTGCCTAGAGTCTCTAGAAATGCGCCTGGGCGATCGCGAAGAGGCCAGCCAAAAGATCATTGCCGACGTGGGCTGCGGCTCCGGCATTCTCTCCATTGGCGCGCTGCTCTTGGGAGCCCAGCGGGTTTACGCCGTCGACACCGACAGCATGGCCATCAAGGCCACAATGAGCAACCGCAAACTCAACGGCCTCGACGCCGACCGGCTGATCGCTGAGCGGGGCAGCATGCAGCAGCTGATTGAGCTGTGCCCCGAGCCCGTTGACGGTTTTTTGTGTAATATTTTGGCGGAAATTGTCATTGATTTGACGCCCCACTTCGGGGCGATCGCCAAGCCGGGCACCTGGGGAATCATCAGCGGGGTGCTGATGGACCAGGCAAAACCCGTCGCAGACACCCTCGAGCAAAACGGCTGGATCGTCGCGACCCTCTGGCGACGCCAGGAATGGTGCTGCTTCAATATCCGCCGCGCCTAGCCGCCCCCATCAGACCCCCGTTAAGACATAGAAGCGCACATAGGCCACAGCGTACAGACCGTTCACCACGGCCAGCAGCACCCGCCCCCCAGGCGCAGCGCCCCGCCACAGCAGCACCATCGCCCCCAGGACGAGCAGCGCTTCTGCCAGGGCGACCCACTGGCCGTAGTGTCGGGGGTCCCAGTAGGAGAGCGGGCTAAAAAAGCGGTAGTCCGTCAGGGGCCAGAAATGCCGGTGGGCGTCCTCGCTGTGGACGGGCAGATCGAGCAGAGAGTGAAGCAAGAGGCTCACGCACAGGAGCTCGGCCCCGGCATGATTTTGGCTGCGGGCGATCGCCCACCCCGCCAGCGCCAGGGGCATCGAATGGGCGATCGCCACCACGTCCTGCCAAAACGGCTGGAAATAAATTTCGGACCAGATTTTGTTGGGCGGCTGGCCATACACCCAGCGCTGCAGACCATAAAAGGCAAAAATCGGCAGGTCTGGCAGCACCGAGCCCAGCAACACGGGCCAGGGGTGATTTTGGGCGCGATCGAGCAGCACCAGGTTCAAGATCGCGTGGCTGGGGGTGTTCATGGCTGCGCGGCGGGCTGCGTAGGCTGCCAGCGATGCACCGTCAGCTCGAGCCCCGCAATTTCCAGCTCGTCGCGCTTCCACAGCTGCGCTTGGGCAGGCCGGGGCTGCCAGCGCTGGTAGGCCGTCTCCGTCAGCAAAATTTCGTTTCGCAGGGCTAGGTCCTCGCCCAGCTTAGAGGCAAGGTTTACTTCCTCGCCGTAGACGTCTTCGCTGGCGATCGCCAGGGTTTCGCCATAGCCGATGCCGATGCTCGCGCCCTGGCCCTTGGCCACCAGCGTCCGCAGGATATCCGCCGCCGCCGCCACGGCCTGATCTACGTCGGGAAACACCGCCAGCACGTTATCCGCGTCAGCTTTGAGCATCTGGCCGCCGTGGCGGCGGATCAAGGGCACCGCGACGCTGCGCTGCCGCTGGATCATCGCCAGGGTTGGCACAATGCCCAGCTCCGCCGCCGTGCGCGAAAACCCCGCCATGTCGATCATCATCACGGCCTGAGTTTTGCCAAAAATCTGCCAGATTTCTTGATCGATGGCCTCTACTGCTTCTAGATGGGCGTTGCGCCGCTCCAGCAGCTGCTCTAGGGTCTCCGCCGTTGGGGGCGGCTCCGCAGCGAGCAGGGGGAGCGCTGGGCCGCCAGACACAGAAGCGGCGATCGCCCCACCCATCAACATCCCCAACACGGCGCGGTGATTCAACACAGATTGCTCCATAGTGGCGCTCAGGGCACAAGGAAAACGACAAAAAACCTGATCCAGTGCCCCGCGATCGCTACAGGACGCTTTGCAGTCGCGAGATTAGCTGCTCTGCCTGCATCACCCCCTCAAGGCGATCCACCGGCTGTCCTTGCTTGAACACGACCAAGGTCGGCAGCGCCTGGATACCATAGCGAGAGGCTAGCTGGGGATAGCGATCGGTGTCAATCTTCACCACCTTGAGGCGGCCGCTCAGGCGGTGCTGCACCTGCTCCAAAATCGGGGCCATCATCTGGCATGGCCCGCACCACGCGGCATAAAAATCCACCAGCAGCGGCACCTCCGACTCCGCCAGCAAATCCTGAAAGCTCGTAAATTGCTTTTTGATCGCCATGGAGTTTTTCCTCCAACAGAGCACGTTTGGGCCTATGCTAGCGCAGATTCTGGCCACGCTTGGGCAGGGCCTGGTCGCGGCAATTCGCGGGCAGTCTCAGTCCCTTTGCCGTTTTGTGATTGAATGAGCTCTTGTGAATTGGTGCTTTTTAGAAGGAAGAAATTGGGATGGAAGCCTTGCCAGAAAAGCTGCAACGGTTACGGGGACAGGTCGCGATTGTCACGGGGGGTTCACGGGGGATTGGCCGAGCCACGGCGATCGCCCTCGCAGCAGAAGGCGCCCACATCGTGGTCAACTACGCCAGCTCCAGCACCGCCGCTGACGAAGTCGTCGCCGAAGTCCAGGGCATGGGCGTCGAGGCGATCGCCGTCCAGGCGGACGTGTCCAGCGCGGAGCAAGTGGACGCCCTGGTCGAAGCAGCCATGAGCCGCTGGGGCCACGTTGACGTCTTGGTCAACAACGCGGGCATCACTCGGGACACCCTGCTGCTGCGCATGAAGCCCGAGGATTGGCAAGCCGTGATCAATCTGAACCTGACCGGCGTTTTCCTCTGCACCCGCGCCGTCAGCAAAATCATGCTCAAGCAGCGCTCCGGCCGCATCGTGAATATCACCTCTGTCGCAGGCCAGATGGGCAATCCCGGCCAAGCCAACTACAGCGCCGCTAAGGCGGGCGTGATTGGCTTCACCAAAACCGTGGCCAAGGAACTGGCCAGTCGCGGGATCACCGTGAACGCGGTCGCGCCCGGCTTCATCGCCACCGACATGACCCACAGTCTGGACGCCGAGGGCATTCTCAAGTTCATTCCCCTGGGACGCTACGGTCAGCCCGAGGAAGTGGCCGGCCTGATTCGCTTCCTGGCCGCCGATCCGGCAGCGGCCTACATCACCGGCCAAGTCATGAACGTCGATGGCGGCATGGTAATGGCGTAGTATATCCCGGTCTTTTTCCGACCCAGCGTCGCCCTCCGGGCGGCGTGGACTGCGGAATCCAGAAGATGAAGGGCTCGAGTTTCTCAAATTAGAACTCGAGCCCTTTTTGCCGGAGACATTGGCCAAAGATCGATTAATTTATTGGCGCTAATCCACTAGCGCGAGAGCGATCGCGCGTAGTCAATCTCATCGACGGCAAACAGCTCGGGAGATGGCCCCTGGAGCTGGGCGATCGCCCGCCACTCTGCCGCAACCGCCTGGGGCACCCGGATCTCCAGGGCCGTCCCGTCGGTCAGGGGCACCCGGAGCTGAAATCGCTCCGAGGGCAGCTGGTCTAGGAGGGGCAGTAGGTCATACTGCCCCACGCTGGGGGCCGGGGCATCCTGCTGAAACAGGTCGGGCGATCGCAGGACTGCCCCTGTGGTGCTCTCGATCTCGAGGGGCTGGGGATGGGCGATCGCCACCGCGCCCGGAAAGCCCACCAGACGCAGGCCCAGCTCTGCGGGCGTCGGTTCGCCCCGCCGAAACAGCACCACCTGCCACGATCGCCCCTCGCGATCGCGCAGGGTGTTCCAGGACTTGTAGAGCAGGTGGTCCGGCGCCTCCTGGGCCAGGCGCAGCTCAGCGTGTCCAGCAGGGGCGATCGCCAGCCCACCCAGCCAAAGAACGAGGCCCAGAAACCAGGTCATACCAATGCTTTGCCAACGCCGAAGGCCCATCGCCACACCTCCCAAAACAAGGGGTTAACCGAGCATTAGAGATACTTTTGCAGCAGCAGCTTCATCCGCTCTTTGGTCGCTGCGGGCACCTTGTCCAGCGGCGTCAAAATCGCGTACTTCAGCGCCGAGTGGGCCTCAGAGACCGGCGGATTTTCGCTCAGGCGGCGCACCGTCTCGCGAATCACCTGCTGGGCATTGGTGGCGTTGCGGTGCAGGTTGGCGACCACCATATCCACCGTCACGCTGTCGTGGTCGGGGTGCCAGCAGTCGTAGTCCGTCACCAGCGCCAGAGTCGCATAGGCGATTTCCGCTTCGCGCGCCAGCTTGGCCTCCGGCACATTGGTCATGCCGATCACCGTGGCGCCCCAGCTGCGGTACAGATTCGACTCCGCCTTAGTCGAGAAAGCTGGCCCCTCCATGCAAACATAGGTGCCGCCCTTGTGCAGCGTCACCTCCGGCAGATCCAGGCTCTCGACCGCCTCTGCCAGGATTTTAGCCAGGTGGCCGCACACCGGATCGCCAAAGGCGATGTGGGCCACGATGCCGTCCCCAAAGAAGGTCGAAATCCGGTTGCGGGTCCGGTCAATAAACTGATCCGGGATCACCATGTCGAGGGGCTTGGCTTCTTGCTTGAGAGAGCCCACGGCCGACGCCGAAATCAAGTACTCAACGCCCAGGCTCTTCATGGCGTAGATATTGGCCCGGAAGGGAAGCTCAGTGGGGGTGAGGTGGTGGTTGCGACCGTGGCGCGCCAAAAAGGCCACCCGCGTGCCATCCAGAGTTCCGACGATCAGCGCATCCGAGGGATCGCCAAAGGGCGTCTCGACCCGCACTTCCTCAATGTCCTTGAGGGCTTCCATCTTGTAAAGGCCGCTGCCCCCGATAATGCCAATCTTTGCCTGCGCCATAAATTCTTCAGTTCGCTTGAGAGGGTGATAACCGTAGCCATTCTACAATCCCGTGGTTTGGCGCAGTCTAGGAGCCAAAGGGATCGGGGCGCAGAAGCCAAAAGGCCGTGGAGGTCTGGCCCGAGTCGTCAGGCTCAATCAGCAAAAAGTGCAGTCCCTGGCTGGCCTGCTGGCGCTCCTCGTAGGTGCGAGCCGCTGCGGCCATGTCGGGGTCTGTGGTCGTGGCGATCACCCAGCGATCGCTCAGGCCCGCTTCGAGGATCAGGCCGTCCGGGTCGCCCGTCCGGTAGTGGAGCGACACGGGCTGATGGGCCTGGAGCCAGCGGGCAATCTGGAGCGATCGCCGACCGCCTTCGAGGATGACGCCCGGAATGGGGGTCGTGGAGGCCAGCCCCAGCTGCACCGGCAGCAGCTCCGTGGGCATCTCCAAAATCGGCACCGGGCGATGCCGAAAGACCGAAATCAGATCCCCAGCGGCCATCGCCCCAAACCGCCAGCGATCGCCCCACAGCGTCTCGGGCAAAGGCGCAGGGGGCGCTTTCTCGATGTAGAGGGGCTGGTACGCTTCGCTGGAATACTCCGGCATCTGGGCGTAGGCCGAGGCGCGCGCCAGCAGCGCTGCCTTGATGGCCGGGGTGCGCCGCGTTCCTTCGACAGCGATTCCTAAGGGCTCGCAGGCCACCTGGAGCAGGCTCAGGGACTGGGGCCGAAACACCCGCAGGCGCTCTGGAGGCGTCACTCCCGCCGCAAAGTGCGATCGCAGCTGCCCCGTGAGCCAAGCCGCCGTTGCGTCCGGCTGAGGGCACATCGCACTCAAGATCAGCTGCCGCTGCTGATCACAGAGCAGCAGCTCCCAGAGAGGCTGGCCCGCCGCGTTTCGCAGCGGACGACGATAAAAATCCGCTTCCCAGATCGTCATTTCAGTTGGGGATCGTAGGGGGACCAGACCCAGCGCCACAGCGGGTGCACCGGACCCTGGTGCCGAATTTTGCGCACCTGTTTTTCTAGGCGTCGCTGCTCAACACGCGGCAGATCAAACAGAATATTTCGGCTCTGCCAGACCAAGACCGACAGCAGCATACCAATGCAGAAAGCGATGCCCAAGGTCGCCACCGGATGGTACACCAAGCCATAGCGCACTGCTGACCAGGTAAAGTACTCGCGCCACAGAGCAAATTCGCCCCGCAGCCGCCACAGACTCGCTGGCGCGATCGTCATCCACAAGATCCCCACCCACAGCCACCGCAAGCCCACCGTGATTCGGTGCAGGCGCCACGCCTGCAGCCGGAGGTCCGGCTCAACAGCCTTGAAGTGCAGGTAGGGATCAGGGAAGGGCGCAGGCATAGTCACGCGCGTTCAGCAATTGCCTTCAAAATTTCGGCAGCCAGGAGCAAAAGCGCGATCGCCGCCTGGCAACCCAAGGGCGATCGCGCGATCGATCGTTTAGGACTCTTCAGCCGTCGTCTCTTCAGCCGGACCTTCTGTCGCCACCACTGGCTGCAGCGTCGTGCGGCCAGTGCGCTCTCGCCACCAGGCCAGCATGGAGCTAGCGATAAAGATACTGGAGTACACCCCTGTCAAAAAGCCAATAATCAGCGCCAGGGAGAAGTACTTGAGCGTCGATCCGCCAAACCAGAAAATCGCCACCAGGGGCAAAATCGTGGTCAAAGAGGTATTGATCGAGCGCGTCAGTGTTTGGTTAACCGCATCGTCCACAACCTCAGCAATGTGCTTGGTTGGGTTTTGCTGGATGACCTCTCGCACCCGGTCATAGATGACCACTGTGTCATTGACCGAGAAACCAATAATCGTGAGCAGCGCCACGATAAAGAGGCTGTCAACCTCAGTTCCCAAGGTCAGGCCCAAAATGGCGAAGACGCCGACCGTCAGCAGGACATCATGGACTAGAGCCACGATGGCGAAGAAAGCGTAGTCAAACTGGAAGCGGAAGGTCAGGTAGACGATGATGCCAACGAAGGAAATGATCAGCGCCAGCATGCCGGAGATAAAGAGCTGGCGACCCAGGGTCGGACCCACGGAGTCAATCTGCGATCGCTCCGTGTCAAAGGTTCCCAACTCCTGCTCTAGGAGTCCCTGGAGCTCCAGTCGCTCCTCAGGAGAGAGGCTCGTCGTCTGGATCAAAACGCCCTGGCGATTCTCGCCAGTGACCTGAATGCTCCCAGTCAGATCTTTTTGATCTAGAATCTGGCGCACCGCCGCCGGGTCAATCGCCTTGGGCTCGTTGGAGTTTGGCTGCGTGCAGTTGTTGGGGACGGTGCAGTCGAGCTCTAGCTGCACCCGCGTCCCGCCCACAAAGTCCAGTCCAGGCCGCAGGGGCGTGCCGATGGTGGCCCAAGAAATCCCCATCGCCAACAAACCGCCCAGCAAAATCGCGACCGAGCTCACCCACCAGTAGCGGCGGTTTTTGTTGATTTCTAGTTTCATCCTGTCACCTCCAGCTTGGGGCAGTACCAGGCCGGCTTCCGCAAAGACGGCATGCTAATGGCAAACAGCAGCAAGGTGCGGCTACAGGTAACGGCTGTGAACATGCTCGTCAGGACGCCGATCGCCAGGGTCAGCGCAAAGCCTTTGACCAGGCCGGAGCCCAGCCAAAACAGCGCTCCACAAGCAATCAGGGTAGTCACGTTACTGTCCAGAATGCTCGAGAAGGCGCGGTAAAATCCAGATTCCACGGAGCGGAAGAGGGTTTTGCCGACGCGCAGCTCTTCCCGCATCCGCTCAAAAATCAAGACGTTGGCGTCGACAGCCATCCCGATGCTGAGAATGAAGCCTGCAATTCCCGGTAGGGTGAGGGTCACGCCCACGAGCTTGAACGCCGCCAGGGTCAATAGGGCGTAGATCAGCAGAGACAGATTCGCGACGAGTCCCGGCAAGCGGTAGTAAACGCCCATGAAGATTAAGACCAGCACCAAGCCGCCGATACCCGCGTAGAGGCTACGGTTGATGCTGTCGCGGCCCAGGGTAGCGCCCACGGTCCGGTTTTCCACGATCTCGACGGGCACAGGCAAAGCGCCCCCGCGCAGCTGGACCGCCAGGTCCGTGGCCCTCTCCGCGTTGAAGCTGCCGGTGATCACGGCGCGACCGCCCGCGATTCCGGTCTGGGCAAATTCGACGCCCACGGTAGGTGCGCTAATCAGCACTTCATCCAAGAAGATGCCGATGCTGCGCCCCGTGCCCGCCAAGGACTTGGTGAGCTCCGCAAAGCGATCGCCGCCTTGCCCGTCAAAGACAATGGCCACTTCCCAGCGATCGCCCGCGCCAGTCGGCTGGGGGCTCGCATCGGTCAGGTTTTCACCATTGAGGCCCACCTTCTCAAACAGCGGCTCGATCGCCTCATTGCTGCGACGCAAAGCAGCCTGAACTTCTTCGATTTTCGCCAGATCGTCAGCCTGCCGAGCCTCGGCCAGATTTTTCTCGAGCTCTTGGCGCACCAGCAGCTCTGCTTGCAGTTGGCCTTCGGTGCCAGGTCGCTGACGACGGAAGTCGAGCTGAGCCGTGCCGCCCAAGACTCGCTCCGCCTGCTCCGGATTGCTGACGCCCGGCAGCTGCACCACGATCTGGTCACTGCCCGAGGTCTGAATAATCGGTTCTGAAACGCCCAAACCGTTGACGCGGTTTTCGATCACCCGCTTCACCCCTTCGAGGACCTCGGGCGTGATTTCTTTCACGTTCTCCGAGGGGTTGAGCTGAATGGTGAGCTGCGCTCCGCCGCGCAAATCGAGGCCCAGGGGCAAGAATTCTCGCTTGCCATTTTCATTGGGCCAAAACAAAAGGGCGATCGCCGCCAAAATGAGGGCGAAAATTAAAATCAAAACAGAACGCTGTTTTCCCATACCAAGTCCCGCAGCGATAACAGCTATCTTACAGTGGCTCCTCAGAGCGCCTAGGACTGCCCAAAGCAGCTCCCAAGCGGACCCCTAGGCCACAAATCTTTCTAACTTGGGCGGCTAAAAGCCGTCAGACCCAAGGTTTCTTTTGATCATTTTCATCTTAAGGATAGGGCCAACGATAGCGCTGGCCCCACCCAGCGCTCAGCTGATCTAGACGCGCAGAGCCACCATCTTGCGGACGGCCTCTACGATGTCCTCAGGCTGCACAATGGTCAGCCGCTCCAAAGCACCGTTGTAGGGAGTCGGGATGTCCTGGGAGGACATCCGCAGTACCGGGGCATCGAGCTCATCAAAGAAGCGATCGTTGATGGAGGCGACGATTTCTGCACCGATTCCGCCAGTCCGCATGCACTCCTCAACCACGATGACGCGGTGAGTTTTGCGAATGGATTCGCCAATGGTGTCAAAGTCCAGCGGCTTGAGGGAAATCAAGTCGATGACTTCCGGGTCAAAGCCTTCTTTTTCGAGGGTTTTGAGCGCCTGGGTGACGTGGTGGCGCATCCGGGAATAGGTGAGGATGGTGACATCCTTGCCGCGCCGGACGATCTCTGCTTTGTCGAGGGGCAGGACATACTCCTCGTCGGGCAGGTTTTCCTTGAGGTTGTACAGGAGGACGTGCTCGAAGAAGAGCACCGGGTTGTCGTCTCGGATGGCGGCTTTGAGCAGGCCTTTGGCGTTGTAGGCCGTGGAGCAAGCAACGATCTTGAGGCCAGGGACGGCCTGGAAGTAAGCCTCGAGGCGCTGGGAGTGCTCAGCGCCGAGCTGACGACCGACACCGCCCGGTCCGCGAATCACCATGGGGATTTTGTAGTTGCCGCCCGAGGTATAGCGGAGCATCCCGGCGTTGTTGGCGATTTGGTTGAAGGCCAGGAGCAAAAAGCCCATGTTCATGCCCTCGATGATGGGGCGCAGGCCAGTCATGGCGGCGCCAACGGCCATGCCGGTAAAGCTGTTTTCGGCGATCGGGGTGTCGAGGACCCGCAAGTCGCCGTATTTCTTATACAGATCCTTGGTGACCTTGTAGGAACCGCCGTAGTGACCGACGTCTTCCCCCAGGACAAACACAGACGGATCGCGGGCCATTTCTTCGTCGACAGCCTCGCGAAGGGCGTTGAACATGAAGGTTTCTGCCATCTATAACCTCGTCAG
This genomic stretch from Geitlerinema sp. PCC 7407 harbors:
- a CDS encoding quinone-dependent dihydroorotate dehydrogenase, whose amino-acid sequence is MDIYQAGIRPILFSGLKVDPEWLHQQSIRTLRQLHQSSLNPASAWMENRLAQSCRWEDERLSQQVWGLNFENPVGLAAGFDKDGLAAGIWSSLGFGFAELGTVTLHAQPGNPRPRLFRLPLDQAALNRMGFNNQGAAALASNLQGLWQQRSRQIPIGINLGKSKVTPLEEAAADYEGSFRQLQELGDYFVVNVSSPNTPGLRSLQATDQLAPILEALQQANTTRKPLLVKIAPDLEWEAIADVIALAQRYQLAGIIATNTTIRRDNLRTQIIEQTGNPVTEEAGGISGAPVRQRSTEVIRFIYQQTQGSLPIIGVGGIFTAEDAWAKITAGATLIQVYTGWIYEGPWMVRRILEGLVRQLDAHGLTHLHEAVGLDHRR
- the prmA gene encoding 50S ribosomal protein L11 methyltransferase codes for the protein MVNSWWEIQVLCDAALDDLIFWRLEEFGCRGTSNEVKGHSYLVRAYLPQEDAQLLDLAALAINLRQDALSVGLPVPVTQWNLIDEEDWSSSWKDHWQPEEIGDRFLINPAWIPVPEGTDRLVIRLDPGAAFGTGAHATTQLCLESLEMRLGDREEASQKIIADVGCGSGILSIGALLLGAQRVYAVDTDSMAIKATMSNRKLNGLDADRLIAERGSMQQLIELCPEPVDGFLCNILAEIVIDLTPHFGAIAKPGTWGIISGVLMDQAKPVADTLEQNGWIVATLWRRQEWCCFNIRRA
- a CDS encoding adenylate/guanylate cyclase domain-containing protein, with the protein product MEQSVLNHRAVLGMLMGGAIAASVSGGPALPLLAAEPPPTAETLEQLLERRNAHLEAVEAIDQEIWQIFGKTQAVMMIDMAGFSRTAAELGIVPTLAMIQRQRSVAVPLIRRHGGQMLKADADNVLAVFPDVDQAVAAAADILRTLVAKGQGASIGIGYGETLAIASEDVYGEEVNLASKLGEDLALRNEILLTETAYQRWQPRPAQAQLWKRDELEIAGLELTVHRWQPTQPAAQP
- the trxA gene encoding thioredoxin yields the protein MAIKKQFTSFQDLLAESEVPLLVDFYAAWCGPCQMMAPILEQVQHRLSGRLKVVKIDTDRYPQLASRYGIQALPTLVVFKQGQPVDRLEGVMQAEQLISRLQSVL
- the fabG gene encoding 3-oxoacyl-[acyl-carrier-protein] reductase, with amino-acid sequence MEALPEKLQRLRGQVAIVTGGSRGIGRATAIALAAEGAHIVVNYASSSTAADEVVAEVQGMGVEAIAVQADVSSAEQVDALVEAAMSRWGHVDVLVNNAGITRDTLLLRMKPEDWQAVINLNLTGVFLCTRAVSKIMLKQRSGRIVNITSVAGQMGNPGQANYSAAKAGVIGFTKTVAKELASRGITVNAVAPGFIATDMTHSLDAEGILKFIPLGRYGQPEEVAGLIRFLAADPAAAYITGQVMNVDGGMVMA
- a CDS encoding DUF3122 domain-containing protein, which encodes MGLRRWQSIGMTWFLGLVLWLGGLAIAPAGHAELRLAQEAPDHLLYKSWNTLRDREGRSWQVVLFRRGEPTPAELGLRLVGFPGAVAIAHPQPLEIESTTGAVLRSPDLFQQDAPAPSVGQYDLLPLLDQLPSERFQLRVPLTDGTALEIRVPQAVAAEWRAIAQLQGPSPELFAVDEIDYARSLSR
- a CDS encoding S-methyl-5'-thioadenosine phosphorylase translates to MAQAKIGIIGGSGLYKMEALKDIEEVRVETPFGDPSDALIVGTLDGTRVAFLARHGRNHHLTPTELPFRANIYAMKSLGVEYLISASAVGSLKQEAKPLDMVIPDQFIDRTRNRISTFFGDGIVAHIAFGDPVCGHLAKILAEAVESLDLPEVTLHKGGTYVCMEGPAFSTKAESNLYRSWGATVIGMTNVPEAKLAREAEIAYATLALVTDYDCWHPDHDSVTVDMVVANLHRNATNAQQVIRETVRRLSENPPVSEAHSALKYAILTPLDKVPAATKERMKLLLQKYL
- a CDS encoding Tab2/Atab2 family RNA-binding protein; the encoded protein is MTIWEADFYRRPLRNAAGQPLWELLLCDQQRQLILSAMCPQPDATAAWLTGQLRSHFAAGVTPPERLRVFRPQSLSLLQVACEPLGIAVEGTRRTPAIKAALLARASAYAQMPEYSSEAYQPLYIEKAPPAPLPETLWGDRWRFGAMAAGDLISVFRHRPVPILEMPTELLPVQLGLASTTPIPGVILEGGRRSLQIARWLQAHQPVSLHYRTGDPDGLILEAGLSDRWVIATTTDPDMAAAARTYEERQQASQGLHFLLIEPDDSGQTSTAFWLLRPDPFGS